In the Methylophilus sp. 5 genome, one interval contains:
- the ychF gene encoding redox-regulated ATPase YchF produces MKCGIVGLPNVGKSTLFNAITKAGIAAENYPFCTIEPNVGIVEVPDPRLQPLIDIVKPQKVQPAIVEFVDIAGLVAGASKGEGLGNKFLANIRETDAIAHVVRCFEDGNVIHVAGKIDPLADIEVINTELALADMETVEKTMQREGKKAKSGDKEAIALIKVLEKVVPCLNDAKAVRTLGLDADELNLLKPLCLITVKPVMYITNVIEGGFENNPHLDKVLALAKTESAPVVTICAKIEGEISELDEEDKLLFLEELGQEEPGLNRVIRAAYDLLGLQTYFTAGVQEVRAWTVKKGATAPQAAGVIHTDFERGFIRAEVIAYDEYVKNKGEKGSQEAGKMRLEGKEYIVQDGDVMHFRFNV; encoded by the coding sequence ATGAAATGCGGTATTGTCGGCCTGCCAAATGTAGGCAAATCCACCTTGTTTAACGCCATCACCAAAGCGGGCATCGCCGCAGAAAACTACCCTTTCTGCACCATCGAGCCCAACGTTGGCATCGTCGAGGTGCCAGACCCACGCCTGCAACCGCTGATCGACATTGTTAAACCGCAAAAAGTACAACCTGCGATTGTCGAGTTTGTCGACATTGCCGGTTTAGTGGCAGGTGCTTCCAAAGGCGAAGGCCTGGGCAACAAGTTTTTGGCTAACATCCGCGAGACAGACGCGATTGCGCACGTCGTGCGCTGCTTTGAAGACGGCAACGTTATTCACGTCGCAGGCAAGATAGACCCGCTGGCCGACATTGAAGTGATCAACACCGAGCTGGCCCTGGCCGACATGGAAACGGTCGAAAAAACCATGCAGCGCGAAGGCAAAAAAGCCAAAAGTGGCGACAAAGAAGCCATCGCCCTGATTAAAGTGCTCGAAAAAGTGGTGCCGTGCTTAAACGACGCCAAAGCCGTACGCACACTGGGCCTGGATGCAGATGAACTCAACTTGCTCAAGCCACTGTGCCTGATCACCGTCAAACCAGTGATGTATATCACCAACGTGATTGAAGGCGGTTTTGAAAACAACCCGCATTTGGACAAAGTGCTGGCCCTGGCAAAAACTGAGAGCGCGCCTGTGGTGACCATTTGCGCCAAAATTGAAGGTGAAATCTCAGAGCTGGACGAAGAAGACAAACTGCTGTTTTTAGAAGAACTCGGCCAAGAAGAGCCAGGCCTTAACCGCGTCATCCGTGCCGCTTACGACTTGCTAGGCCTGCAAACCTACTTTACCGCTGGCGTGCAAGAAGTACGCGCCTGGACCGTGAAAAAAGGCGCTACCGCGCCACAAGCCGCAGGTGTGATCCACACCGACTTTGAACGCGGATTTATCCGCGCCGAAGTGATCGCCTATGATGAATACGTGAAAAACAAAGGCGAAAAAGGCTCACAAGAAGCAGGCAAAATGCGCCTCGAAGGCAAAGAATACATCGTGCAAGATGGCGATGTGATGCACTTTAGATTCAATGTTTAA
- a CDS encoding EAL domain-containing protein: MVRFNMASLQQLLSSRWIAAVILLCALQTTFLLWMSERHHAEALQTVKFKQSVLSASEAIQQRLNAYRQILKGVEQLYISSQFVSAEEFRLYVDNYLKSTEYNSLNALGFIKYIHLQHPETFKDLDMPIQQLLKHLEFIKGDEEVAPVLYVEPRNDANRETLLKNTFLDAQLRADLLEAGDGDRLVLSGHYAANTSVQPYKNYIFHAPVYRQHEGMQTGDRRHWLNGWVFLRFDVAAMLAEALHPMEQRLVHFDVFDHGHEEGQVPLYHSGSEDTHVHDSEAEFTVAHTLNVSGQVWRLQARSTPAFEAATDYRDANDMGVLGVVISLLLAGLVQFAVVRHRTRNALEKYNLALNSSEQRWKFAMESTGDGVWDWNVPESKVVFSEHWKKILGFAAHELDHQPSTWNQRIHPDDAPAAMDLHQQVLDGEREQYAIEYRMLCKDGSWKWVFDRGMVLMHDDDGKPTRILGTLADISKIKQSEEVVWQYANVDTLTGLPNRRLFFDRLDQALHAVKNHSQKLAIIFLDLDRFKEVNDTQGHDQGDKLLLQAGKRLLGCVGNNDLVARLGGDEFVLMLNDAHASHVEALAQRVLEALSQPFQLDDTHAYVSASLGIAIFPDDAGNKEDLMKRVDQAMYASKQKGGNCFTYFTPRMQQNAENRMRLSQDLRQAISNDEFFLEYQPVVDLQTNMVVKAEALLRWQHPVKGLIPPMEFICIAEDNLLIVPIGEWVFKTAIAQCRQWRQTLHPMFQLAVNKSPVQFATEHRKNEDWLFEMAKNHHEGNMLVVEITERLLLDASSQVSERLAQYQRAGVQVALDDFGTGYSALSYLKKFPIDYVKIDRSFVRELGSSNQDAALCRAIIMMAHSLGMQVIAEGIENQRQLRMLQEMGCDFGQGYYFSPPLRPEAFTLWHHEWHQSRAVMSR, from the coding sequence ATGGTTCGTTTCAATATGGCATCATTGCAGCAGTTATTGTCGTCACGATGGATCGCTGCAGTGATCCTGCTGTGTGCTTTGCAGACTACCTTTTTACTGTGGATGAGCGAGCGTCATCATGCCGAGGCATTGCAGACGGTGAAGTTCAAGCAGTCGGTACTGTCTGCGTCTGAGGCCATCCAGCAGCGGCTCAATGCTTACCGGCAAATTCTCAAAGGGGTGGAGCAACTGTATATTTCATCACAGTTTGTTTCGGCCGAAGAGTTTCGGCTCTATGTAGACAACTATCTCAAAAGCACAGAATACAACAGCCTGAATGCGCTGGGCTTTATCAAATATATCCATCTGCAACATCCAGAAACCTTTAAAGACCTGGATATGCCGATTCAACAATTGCTCAAGCATCTGGAATTTATCAAAGGTGACGAAGAGGTGGCGCCGGTGTTGTATGTGGAGCCGCGCAATGATGCTAACCGCGAAACACTGCTTAAAAACACTTTTTTAGATGCGCAACTGCGTGCAGATTTGCTGGAGGCAGGTGATGGTGACCGCCTGGTGCTGTCTGGCCATTATGCCGCTAACACCAGCGTGCAGCCTTATAAAAACTATATTTTTCATGCGCCGGTATACCGTCAGCATGAGGGCATGCAAACGGGCGATCGCCGCCATTGGCTGAATGGCTGGGTGTTTTTACGCTTTGATGTCGCGGCCATGCTGGCCGAGGCGCTGCACCCGATGGAGCAACGCCTGGTACATTTTGATGTGTTTGACCACGGCCATGAAGAAGGCCAGGTGCCTTTGTATCACAGTGGCTCTGAGGATACGCATGTGCATGACAGCGAGGCCGAGTTTACGGTCGCGCATACTTTAAATGTGAGCGGGCAGGTGTGGCGTTTGCAGGCGCGGTCTACCCCGGCCTTTGAAGCCGCGACCGATTACCGTGATGCGAATGATATGGGCGTGCTCGGCGTGGTGATCAGCTTGTTGTTGGCGGGGTTGGTGCAGTTTGCCGTGGTGCGCCACCGCACGCGCAATGCGTTAGAAAAATATAACCTGGCACTCAATAGTAGCGAGCAGCGCTGGAAGTTTGCCATGGAAAGCACCGGCGACGGTGTGTGGGACTGGAATGTGCCGGAGTCTAAGGTGGTGTTTTCTGAGCATTGGAAAAAAATCCTGGGCTTTGCCGCGCACGAGCTCGACCATCAACCAAGCACCTGGAACCAGCGCATTCACCCGGATGATGCCCCCGCGGCGATGGACTTGCATCAGCAAGTGCTCGACGGTGAGCGTGAGCAATATGCGATTGAGTATCGCATGCTATGCAAAGACGGCAGCTGGAAATGGGTGTTTGACCGCGGCATGGTGCTGATGCACGACGATGATGGCAAGCCGACGCGCATACTGGGTACGCTGGCGGATATTTCAAAAATCAAGCAGTCAGAAGAGGTGGTTTGGCAATATGCCAACGTTGATACCCTGACTGGTTTGCCTAACCGACGCCTGTTTTTTGACCGGCTGGATCAGGCACTGCATGCGGTTAAAAACCATAGCCAAAAACTGGCGATTATCTTTTTAGACCTCGACCGCTTTAAAGAGGTCAATGATACCCAGGGGCATGATCAGGGCGACAAATTGCTGTTGCAGGCGGGCAAACGCCTGTTAGGCTGCGTTGGCAATAATGACCTGGTGGCCAGGCTGGGCGGTGACGAATTTGTGCTGATGTTGAATGACGCGCATGCCAGCCATGTAGAGGCACTGGCGCAACGGGTGCTGGAGGCATTGTCGCAGCCGTTTCAGCTGGATGACACGCATGCTTATGTTTCAGCCAGCCTGGGCATTGCGATTTTTCCAGACGATGCCGGTAATAAAGAAGACCTGATGAAGCGTGTAGATCAGGCCATGTATGCCTCTAAGCAAAAGGGCGGTAACTGCTTTACTTATTTCACGCCGCGCATGCAGCAGAATGCAGAAAATCGCATGCGCTTGTCGCAAGATTTGCGCCAGGCCATCAGCAACGACGAGTTTTTTCTTGAGTATCAGCCAGTGGTTGATTTGCAGACTAATATGGTAGTGAAAGCCGAAGCCTTGTTGCGTTGGCAGCACCCGGTCAAAGGGCTGATTCCGCCCATGGAGTTTATCTGCATTGCCGAAGATAATTTGCTGATTGTGCCGATCGGTGAGTGGGTGTTTAAAACGGCGATTGCGCAGTGTCGGCAGTGGCGCCAGACCTTGCATCCTATGTTTCAACTGGCCGTGAATAAATCGCCGGTGCAATTTGCCACCGAGCACAGAAAGAATGAAGACTGGCTGTTTGAAATGGCCAAAAACCATCATGAGGGCAATATGCTGGTGGTGGAAATTACCGAGCGCTTATTGTTAGATGCCAGCTCGCAAGTGAGTGAGCGCCTGGCGCAATATCAGCGGGCCGGGGTGCAGGTTGCGCTGGACGATTTTGGCACCGGCTATTCTGCCTTGTCTTACCTGAAAAAATTCCCCATCGACTATGTCAAAATTGACCGTTCGTTTGTGCGTGAGCTGGGTAGCTCTAACCAGGATGCCGCCTTGTGTCGCGCCATCATCATGATGGCGCATAGCCTGGGCATGCAGGTGATTGCCGAGGGCATTGAAAACCAGCGCCAGTTGCGCATGTTGCAAGAGATGGGCTGCGACTTTGGCCAGGGGTATTACTTCTCACCACCGTTACGCCCGGAGGCGTTTACCCTCTGGCATCATGAGTGGCACCAGTCCCGGGCGGTAATGTCGCGTTAA
- the pth gene encoding aminoacyl-tRNA hydrolase produces MSGIKLIVGLGNPGEKYTMTRHNAGFWLVDLLAQQSGSRLAAEAKLFGIAGKWQPHSDKWLLKPSTFMNASGKSVAAIANYYKIQPAEVLVVHDELDLPPGQAKLKFGGGHGGHNGLRDIHAALGTPDYWRLRIGIGHPGNKAEVVNFVLKAAGKDEQQAMDDSIIKATTISDLLAQGQFEKAMLQLHSK; encoded by the coding sequence ATGAGTGGAATAAAACTAATTGTTGGCCTGGGTAACCCGGGAGAAAAATACACCATGACCCGCCACAATGCCGGCTTTTGGCTGGTGGATTTACTGGCCCAGCAGTCCGGCAGCCGCCTTGCCGCAGAAGCCAAACTGTTTGGCATCGCTGGCAAATGGCAACCGCATAGCGACAAATGGCTACTCAAACCCAGCACCTTTATGAATGCCAGCGGCAAATCAGTTGCCGCCATTGCCAATTACTACAAAATCCAGCCCGCAGAAGTGCTGGTGGTGCATGACGAGCTGGATCTGCCGCCAGGCCAGGCTAAACTTAAATTCGGCGGTGGTCATGGCGGCCATAATGGTCTGCGCGATATTCACGCGGCGTTGGGCACCCCCGATTACTGGCGCTTACGCATCGGCATCGGTCATCCTGGCAATAAGGCTGAGGTGGTGAATTTTGTGTTGAAAGCGGCAGGCAAAGACGAGCAGCAAGCCATGGATGACAGCATCATCAAAGCCACCACCATCAGCGACCTGCTGGCTCAAGGCCAATTTGAAAAAGCCATGCTGCAACTGCACAGCAAATAA
- a CDS encoding 50S ribosomal protein L25/general stress protein Ctc, producing MSIEIKAVKRDVQGTGASRRLRRAGSVPGVVYGGDQAAVSIELNHKELFMEFRHEAFHASILSLVLDGKAESVLLRDYQLHPVRNTIQHIDFQRVSATEKIHVKVPFHFVNEDVAPGVKTGGGNISHIQTEADVSCLAKDLPEFIEVDLAKLEAGHSIHLSEIKLPKGIEFVQLAHGDDAAVVSIAKPRGGSEEAAEETPAA from the coding sequence ATGAGTATCGAAATTAAAGCCGTCAAACGTGACGTTCAAGGTACGGGTGCGAGCCGCCGCCTGCGTCGCGCTGGCAGCGTGCCTGGTGTGGTTTACGGTGGTGATCAAGCCGCTGTGTCTATCGAGTTGAACCACAAAGAATTGTTCATGGAGTTCCGCCATGAAGCGTTTCACGCGTCTATCCTGAGCCTGGTGCTGGATGGCAAAGCTGAAAGCGTTTTGCTGCGTGACTATCAACTGCACCCAGTACGCAACACGATTCAGCACATCGATTTCCAGCGCGTGTCTGCGACTGAGAAAATCCACGTGAAAGTGCCTTTCCACTTTGTAAATGAAGATGTAGCCCCTGGCGTTAAAACCGGCGGTGGCAACATTTCCCACATCCAGACTGAAGCAGACGTCAGCTGCCTGGCTAAAGACTTGCCAGAGTTTATCGAAGTTGACCTGGCTAAACTGGAAGCGGGTCACTCTATCCACTTGTCTGAAATCAAATTGCCAAAAGGCATTGAGTTTGTGCAACTGGCACACGGTGATGACGCGGCCGTGGTTTCCATTGCTAAACCACGTGGTGGTAGCGAAGAAGCTGCTGAAGAAACACCAGCAGCCTAA
- a CDS encoding ribose-phosphate pyrophosphokinase, whose product MMVFTGNANPVLAQEVAKHLGIELGRADVGRFSDGEIMLELLENVRGRDVFVLQSTSYPTNDSLMEVMVMVDALRRSSAGRITAAIPYLGYSRQDRRPRSARVAITAKVVANMLTSVGVNRLLTMDLHSDQIQGFFDIPVDNIYATPILLEDLAKQDNENLVVVSPDVGGVVRARAAAKQLNADLAIIDKRRPKANVAKVMNIIGEVEGRTCVIMDDMVDTANTLCEAAAALKDRGATKVVAYATHPVLSGGAGERISASALDELVVTNTIALNAGALACSKIRQLSAATLLAETIKRISQEESVSSLFMD is encoded by the coding sequence ATGATGGTATTTACCGGCAATGCCAATCCGGTACTGGCACAAGAAGTTGCCAAGCATTTGGGCATTGAATTAGGGCGTGCCGATGTTGGCCGATTTTCAGACGGTGAAATCATGTTGGAGCTGCTGGAAAATGTCCGCGGCCGCGACGTGTTTGTATTGCAGTCTACCAGCTACCCAACCAATGACAGCCTGATGGAAGTCATGGTCATGGTCGATGCGCTGCGCCGCTCTTCTGCTGGCCGTATTACCGCAGCCATCCCTTACCTGGGCTATTCGCGCCAGGACAGACGTCCACGCTCTGCCCGGGTGGCGATTACCGCCAAAGTGGTTGCCAATATGCTGACCAGCGTCGGTGTCAACCGCTTGCTGACCATGGACTTGCACTCGGACCAGATTCAGGGCTTCTTCGATATCCCGGTCGATAATATTTATGCGACGCCGATTTTGCTCGAAGACCTGGCCAAACAAGATAATGAAAACCTGGTGGTGGTTTCACCAGACGTGGGCGGCGTGGTACGTGCGCGTGCAGCCGCCAAGCAATTGAATGCCGACCTGGCGATTATCGACAAACGTCGCCCGAAAGCCAACGTTGCCAAGGTCATGAATATTATTGGTGAAGTGGAAGGCCGCACCTGCGTCATCATGGATGACATGGTGGATACCGCCAACACCTTGTGTGAAGCCGCTGCCGCCTTGAAAGACCGTGGCGCCACCAAAGTGGTGGCCTACGCTACCCACCCGGTGTTGTCTGGCGGTGCGGGTGAACGCATCTCAGCTTCTGCACTCGATGAGCTGGTCGTCACCAACACCATTGCATTAAATGCTGGAGCCTTGGCCTGTAGCAAAATTCGCCAACTGAGTGCGGCGACCTTGCTGGCAGAAACCATCAAGCGCATCAGCCAGGAAGAATCTGTTTCTTCCTTATTTATGGACTAA
- the ispE gene encoding 4-(cytidine 5'-diphospho)-2-C-methyl-D-erythritol kinase, with protein MELLTYPAPCKINLFLHITGRRTDGYHALQSVFLLLDHGDELHIGVRQDGQLLHVNPLPGVPPEQDLTIRAARALQQASGTTLGADIRCIKRTPMGGGLGGGSSDAATVLMALNQQWQLGYSRQQLMQIGLSLGADVPVFIFGQTAWAEGVGERLVAVSLPPAMLEKYYVVITPQVEVPTAKIFAHQALTRDSKPLRIADFSNGANSGAFWQQVRNDMEAVVCEQYPEVATTLHWLKQYGDARMSGSGASVFVAVDSEKKAYELIENRPKNTSGFWSKGLKYHPLFASVTDEDPDTKSV; from the coding sequence ATGGAATTACTCACCTACCCTGCCCCCTGCAAAATCAACCTGTTTCTGCATATCACTGGCCGCCGCACTGACGGTTACCATGCGTTGCAAAGCGTGTTTTTACTGCTAGACCACGGCGACGAACTGCATATAGGCGTGCGTCAAGATGGCCAACTATTGCATGTCAATCCGTTGCCTGGCGTGCCGCCCGAGCAAGATTTAACCATACGCGCTGCACGCGCCTTGCAACAAGCCAGCGGCACGACGCTGGGTGCAGACATCAGGTGCATTAAGCGCACCCCCATGGGCGGCGGGCTGGGCGGCGGCAGCTCAGATGCCGCGACCGTGCTCATGGCACTCAACCAGCAATGGCAATTAGGTTACTCCAGACAGCAACTGATGCAAATCGGGCTCAGTTTAGGTGCAGATGTGCCGGTGTTTATTTTTGGCCAAACCGCATGGGCAGAAGGCGTTGGTGAACGCTTAGTCGCCGTGTCGCTACCGCCTGCCATGCTCGAAAAATACTATGTCGTGATCACGCCGCAGGTAGAGGTGCCAACCGCAAAAATATTTGCGCACCAAGCATTGACAAGAGACTCGAAACCATTGAGAATAGCGGACTTTTCAAACGGGGCTAATTCCGGCGCCTTCTGGCAGCAAGTCAGAAACGATATGGAAGCCGTCGTTTGTGAGCAGTATCCTGAAGTTGCGACGACATTGCACTGGTTAAAACAATACGGCGATGCCCGTATGAGTGGTTCTGGTGCTTCGGTGTTCGTGGCCGTGGATAGTGAAAAAAAAGCGTACGAATTGATTGAAAATAGACCAAAAAACACTTCTGGTTTTTGGTCAAAAGGGTTAAAATACCATCCGCTTTTTGCTTCGGTCACCGATGAAGACCCAGACACAAAAAGCGTGTGA
- a CDS encoding carbonic anhydrase codes for MSCYLVTPSYHHRIWLAASLWLLLGLMPGHGHASQWLSIKKTDDNQLMIDKQSLLEEKPYIKAWVKVDYRNPQKNVESVDRVYNHAKALWYFDCDKRKAATIQVFQYDDEELVYSAGTTAKQADFIEPLPESEVEVAQQYVCKWQTKEKQRIEAAARRAANPVVPAVASSKDKPAAPDSIAEPAAAPATSAKPEEKTASEAKSATKPAEDKTAAAKPAAASKTDKGADSKDKDKPAKTDKLNDQSWAYSGPHGPDKWGSLNPDYAVCNAGSQQSPINIDNTITAALKPIKRLQKFPLKNIVLKDHSLIMDAGTGNMMVLDQKPYQLKYISVHVPSEHQIKQKSYAAELQMVHEDKAGHRVIIAVMLEEGSTHAGLEKLLGSLPKEKEQSKPLAIRVTPADLMPAKPAYYRYSGSLTAPPCTEGVQWVIMKEVLKVSKFQLGSLQQAIGAPNQRPLQDSQGRMILE; via the coding sequence ATGAGCTGTTATCTTGTCACCCCCTCTTATCACCATCGCATCTGGCTGGCTGCTAGCCTGTGGCTGCTGCTGGGCCTCATGCCCGGCCACGGCCATGCCTCCCAATGGCTGTCGATCAAAAAAACAGATGACAACCAGCTGATGATAGATAAACAGTCTTTGCTTGAAGAAAAACCTTATATCAAAGCCTGGGTAAAAGTGGATTACCGCAACCCGCAAAAAAACGTCGAATCGGTAGACCGCGTTTACAACCATGCCAAAGCGCTCTGGTATTTTGATTGCGACAAGCGCAAAGCCGCGACTATCCAGGTGTTTCAATACGATGACGAAGAGCTGGTCTATTCTGCGGGCACCACGGCCAAGCAAGCTGACTTTATTGAGCCGCTGCCAGAGTCTGAAGTAGAAGTCGCGCAACAATATGTGTGCAAATGGCAAACCAAAGAGAAGCAGCGCATTGAAGCGGCTGCCCGCCGCGCGGCCAATCCGGTTGTTCCGGCGGTGGCCAGCAGCAAAGACAAACCCGCTGCGCCTGACAGCATCGCCGAGCCTGCTGCTGCACCAGCAACCAGCGCCAAACCTGAAGAAAAAACGGCTAGCGAAGCCAAATCTGCCACCAAACCTGCTGAAGATAAAACTGCGGCGGCGAAACCAGCGGCGGCCAGCAAAACCGACAAAGGCGCGGATAGTAAAGACAAAGATAAACCGGCCAAAACCGACAAGCTCAATGATCAATCCTGGGCCTATAGCGGCCCACACGGCCCTGACAAATGGGGCAGCCTGAATCCTGACTACGCGGTGTGCAATGCCGGTAGCCAGCAATCGCCGATTAATATCGACAACACGATCACAGCAGCGCTCAAACCGATTAAACGCTTGCAGAAGTTTCCGCTCAAAAATATTGTGCTCAAAGACCACAGCCTAATCATGGATGCGGGCACAGGCAATATGATGGTGCTCGATCAAAAGCCTTATCAGCTTAAATATATCAGCGTGCATGTGCCTAGCGAACACCAGATCAAACAAAAGTCTTATGCGGCCGAACTGCAAATGGTGCATGAAGACAAAGCCGGGCATCGCGTCATTATTGCCGTCATGCTAGAAGAAGGCAGCACCCATGCCGGACTGGAAAAACTGCTAGGCAGCCTGCCCAAAGAAAAAGAGCAAAGCAAACCATTGGCGATACGCGTGACACCCGCCGACCTGATGCCAGCCAAGCCAGCGTATTACCGCTATAGTGGCTCGCTAACCGCGCCACCATGCACAGAGGGTGTGCAATGGGTGATCATGAAAGAAGTGCTTAAAGTATCTAAATTTCAGCTGGGCAGTTTGCAGCAAGCCATAGGTGCGCCCAACCAACGCCCACTGCAAGATAGCCAAGGCCGCATGATTCTGGAATAA
- the lolB gene encoding lipoprotein insertase outer membrane protein LolB, producing MQAALPFSLGWRSRTASQVMAGLFGLAIAGCSTLPAPPTQTTATNAAQQRIQRLQATKQFALEAKLAVQYAGKGYTARLEWQHDAQEDTMRIFSPLGQQVALIHRTPQSVTLTDQSGKQHAAADVASLTERLLGWRLPLAGLSQWILGTPHQTSPFQANYLENGAPASLTQDQWQIDYDDYRQTALNGTLEQLPYTTRLQQQDVRLKLVIQHW from the coding sequence ATGCAGGCCGCACTGCCATTTTCTTTAGGCTGGAGATCACGCACGGCCAGCCAAGTGATGGCTGGCCTGTTTGGCTTGGCGATCGCTGGCTGCAGCACGCTACCAGCACCGCCCACCCAGACCACAGCCACCAATGCCGCCCAGCAACGCATACAGCGACTGCAAGCGACCAAACAATTTGCGCTAGAGGCCAAACTGGCGGTGCAATATGCAGGCAAAGGCTACACCGCACGACTGGAGTGGCAACATGATGCGCAAGAAGACACCATGCGCATTTTTAGCCCATTGGGGCAACAAGTGGCGTTGATTCATCGCACCCCACAATCAGTGACCCTGACCGACCAAAGTGGTAAACAGCATGCCGCGGCCGATGTGGCCAGCCTGACTGAGCGCTTGCTGGGCTGGCGTTTGCCTCTGGCAGGGTTGAGCCAGTGGATATTAGGCACGCCCCACCAGACCAGCCCATTTCAGGCTAACTACCTGGAGAATGGCGCCCCGGCCAGCCTGACACAGGATCAATGGCAGATTGACTATGACGACTATCGCCAAACCGCACTCAATGGCACCTTGGAACAACTACCTTACACCACGCGCCTGCAACAGCAGGATGTGCGCCTGAAACTGGTGATTCAGCACTGGTAA
- a CDS encoding tetratricopeptide repeat protein — MPQTSRFTLKPTAKRRTTLALCLALLTTPAWSASSSPSITTPTAEFVYKYLLGEVAAQRGEFVLAGQLFLDLAKQTRDPLLAERATQAATIARTPQLALPSAELWSELAPDSIPAAQTASQLLIANGNLKKAIPQIQKVLANDSIRPNAFMELNSLMMRVTDKTSVLEAIQQLAKPYPKLPEAHFAVSQAAYFAHNESLMVAELKEASKLRPGWEPPAQIRGQMLSEQDPQKGIAFYRDFLNTYPEADQIRLALARALLVQKNSTDAKVEFTKLLERHKNNPEMNVIVGLLALDAKEYSFADRYLQHGLEVGFKEPNKLYFNLGRSAAEQKDDARALQWFEKITDGEQFLAGRLASAAIIARRDGIDAAITMLDNVDGLTPEQQAVVIQNEALLLNQAKRTDEAYALLGKAVQSFPDSPELLYDYALNAERKGKFDIMEETLYKVIKTKPDMAAAYNALGYSYADRNIKLMEAKSLIETATKLSPEDHYIMDSLGWVYYRLGDLGHATEELRRAYTIQQDPEIAAHLAEVLWKQGQRDEAQTILDQALSANPDNDVLVATAQKLKSAL; from the coding sequence ATGCCCCAAACCAGCCGCTTCACGCTCAAACCTACTGCAAAGCGCCGCACAACCCTAGCGCTTTGCCTGGCATTGCTGACAACGCCGGCCTGGTCAGCCAGCAGTTCCCCTAGCATCACCACCCCCACGGCAGAATTTGTCTATAAATATCTGCTGGGTGAAGTGGCGGCCCAACGTGGCGAATTTGTACTGGCAGGCCAGTTATTCCTCGATTTAGCCAAACAAACGCGCGACCCGCTGCTGGCAGAGCGCGCGACCCAAGCCGCCACCATTGCCCGCACACCGCAACTGGCGCTGCCTTCGGCAGAGTTATGGTCAGAACTGGCACCAGATTCGATTCCTGCCGCGCAAACCGCCAGCCAGTTGCTGATTGCCAATGGCAACTTGAAAAAGGCCATTCCGCAGATTCAGAAAGTACTCGCTAACGACAGTATCCGGCCGAACGCCTTTATGGAACTAAACAGCCTGATGATGCGCGTTACCGACAAAACCAGCGTGCTGGAAGCGATTCAGCAACTGGCCAAGCCTTATCCAAAACTACCAGAAGCGCACTTTGCTGTCTCGCAAGCGGCCTACTTTGCCCATAACGAAAGCCTGATGGTCGCTGAACTCAAAGAGGCCTCCAAGCTGCGCCCGGGCTGGGAGCCACCTGCACAAATCCGCGGCCAGATGCTCAGCGAGCAAGATCCGCAAAAAGGCATTGCGTTTTATCGTGACTTTTTAAACACCTACCCCGAAGCCGACCAGATTCGCCTGGCACTTGCGCGCGCGTTGCTGGTACAAAAAAACAGCACGGACGCCAAAGTAGAGTTCACCAAATTGCTCGAGCGCCATAAAAACAATCCAGAAATGAACGTTATTGTCGGCCTGCTGGCGCTGGATGCCAAAGAATATAGCTTTGCCGACCGCTACCTGCAACACGGGCTGGAGGTCGGCTTTAAAGAGCCGAACAAACTGTATTTCAATCTGGGCCGCTCGGCCGCTGAACAAAAAGACGATGCGCGTGCCTTGCAATGGTTTGAAAAAATCACCGATGGCGAACAGTTCTTGGCAGGGCGCCTGGCATCTGCCGCCATCATTGCGCGCCGTGACGGCATAGATGCTGCAATCACCATGCTGGATAATGTGGACGGCTTAACGCCGGAGCAACAAGCGGTGGTGATTCAAAACGAGGCCTTGCTGCTCAACCAGGCCAAACGTACCGATGAAGCCTATGCGTTGCTGGGCAAAGCCGTGCAAAGTTTCCCGGACAGCCCGGAGCTGCTATACGACTATGCGTTAAATGCTGAGCGCAAAGGCAAGTTCGACATCATGGAAGAAACCTTATATAAGGTGATTAAAACCAAACCGGACATGGCAGCCGCCTACAATGCCCTCGGCTATTCTTACGCCGACCGCAATATCAAACTGATGGAAGCCAAGAGCCTGATTGAAACGGCGACTAAACTTTCGCCAGAAGACCACTACATCATGGACAGCTTGGGCTGGGTCTATTACCGCCTGGGTGATTTAGGACATGCGACGGAAGAGTTGCGCCGCGCTTACACCATTCAGCAGGACCCTGAAATTGCGGCGCATTTGGCTGAAGTATTGTGGAAACAAGGCCAGCGTGACGAAGCACAAACTATTTTGGACCAGGCACTCTCGGCCAACCCTGATAACGACGTCCTGGTGGCCACTGCGCAAAAACTGAAATCTGCCCTGTAA